One stretch of Nocardioides perillae DNA includes these proteins:
- a CDS encoding alpha/beta fold hydrolase, with protein MSPLHRTRRTPRRARALTRLATALLLTAPVALVATPPASGGPAPAAASAQPAARVALTPRRRVDLDEVVSRPVAFRVTNTNRTAMPCVADGETYVLRGRLLAQRRELQRPFEMFRVLLHVHDVTTGRWFWNLGRHPAVDHARQLARRGHVSVVLDRLGYDSSGSALLDGSGTCFGAQADMLHQVVQQLRTGRCTARIPRKRAGHVVTVGHSVGAAIAQLEAATWRDVAGTVQMSWTNQGPTPAAVQEVGDQHQRCASGGDRVDERTNYAFFGATAEDFRSLLFATASPAVQATASRLRNPDPCGDALSLASLVATNNALAGELQAKLFLLYGGADALNAPEARAAHRASFANAFEIDEAVVEGAGSALPLEASAATTRRLLDAWLCRELSCPAD; from the coding sequence GTGTCCCCCCTGCACCGCACCCGCCGGACCCCCCGCCGCGCTCGTGCCCTGACCCGCCTCGCCACCGCGCTGCTGCTGACTGCGCCCGTCGCGTTGGTCGCGACCCCGCCCGCCAGCGGCGGGCCGGCGCCCGCTGCGGCGTCCGCCCAGCCCGCGGCCCGGGTCGCCCTGACGCCGCGCCGACGCGTCGACCTCGACGAGGTGGTGAGCCGGCCCGTCGCCTTCCGGGTCACCAACACCAACCGCACCGCGATGCCCTGCGTCGCCGACGGCGAGACCTACGTGCTCCGCGGTCGCCTCCTCGCGCAGCGTCGCGAGCTGCAGCGCCCCTTCGAGATGTTCCGGGTGCTCCTGCACGTGCACGACGTGACGACCGGCCGGTGGTTCTGGAACCTCGGCCGGCACCCCGCGGTCGACCACGCCCGGCAATTGGCGCGCCGCGGGCACGTCTCGGTGGTGCTCGACCGGCTCGGCTACGACAGCAGCGGCAGCGCCCTGCTCGACGGCAGCGGCACGTGCTTCGGGGCGCAGGCCGACATGCTCCACCAGGTGGTGCAGCAGCTGCGCACCGGTCGCTGCACCGCCCGCATCCCGCGCAAGCGGGCCGGGCACGTCGTGACCGTCGGCCACTCGGTGGGCGCGGCCATCGCGCAGCTCGAGGCGGCCACGTGGCGCGACGTCGCGGGCACCGTGCAGATGTCGTGGACCAACCAGGGTCCGACCCCCGCGGCCGTGCAGGAGGTCGGCGACCAGCACCAGCGCTGCGCCTCCGGCGGCGACCGCGTCGACGAGCGCACCAACTACGCCTTCTTCGGCGCGACCGCCGAGGACTTCCGCTCCCTGCTCTTCGCCACCGCCTCCCCCGCGGTGCAGGCGACCGCGAGCCGCCTGCGCAACCCCGACCCGTGCGGCGACGCGCTGAGCCTGGCCTCGCTCGTCGCGACCAACAACGCCCTCGCCGGTGAGCTGCAGGCCAAGCTCTTCCTGCTCTACGGCGGGGCAGACGCGCTCAACGCCCCCGAGGCACGCGCGGCGCACCGGGCGTCGTTCGCCAACGCCTTCGAGATCGACGAGGCCGTGGTCGAGGGCGCGGGCAGCGCCCTCCCGCTCGAGGCGAGCGCGGCCACCACACGTCGGCTCCTCGACGCGTGGCTGTGCCGCGAGCTGTCGTGCCCGGCCGACTGA
- a CDS encoding FAD-dependent oxidoreductase, which yields MGAGGGSTRVVVVGAGVVGLTCAVRLLEAGHRVDVLARDLPLETTSAVAAALWYPYRALPQERVTAWAATSYAVLDALADTEPEAGVRVLEGTEVLAARTPDPWWRPAVPALTRETALPAGWGDGWTFRAPVVDTAVHLPWLAARVHALGGTLTRAALTALPRADGVVVVDCAGLGARLLAGDRSVVPVRGQVVHVEQWGLERWWLDAAGPTYVVPRGEVVVVGGTAQEGEWSRSPDPATVEELLARAARLVPEVRGRRVVAHRVGLRPVRPAVRVERVGDVVHCYGHGGAGVTLAWGCAEEVVRLLARSGDAPAAPTS from the coding sequence GTGGGCGCGGGAGGCGGCAGCACGCGGGTGGTCGTGGTCGGGGCGGGCGTCGTGGGCCTCACCTGCGCCGTGCGGCTGCTCGAGGCGGGCCACCGCGTCGACGTGCTGGCGCGCGACCTCCCGCTCGAGACGACCTCGGCCGTGGCAGCCGCGCTCTGGTACCCCTACCGCGCCCTCCCGCAGGAGCGGGTCACCGCCTGGGCGGCGACGTCGTACGCCGTGCTCGACGCGCTCGCCGACACCGAGCCGGAGGCGGGGGTGCGGGTGCTCGAGGGCACCGAGGTGCTCGCCGCGCGCACGCCGGACCCCTGGTGGCGCCCGGCCGTGCCGGCGCTGACCCGCGAGACCGCACTGCCCGCGGGGTGGGGCGACGGCTGGACCTTCCGGGCGCCGGTGGTCGACACCGCGGTGCACCTGCCGTGGCTCGCCGCGCGGGTGCACGCGCTCGGGGGCACCCTCACGCGCGCCGCGCTCACGGCGCTGCCCCGCGCCGACGGTGTGGTCGTCGTCGACTGCGCGGGCCTGGGTGCCCGCCTGCTCGCCGGGGACCGCTCCGTGGTGCCCGTGCGCGGCCAGGTGGTCCACGTCGAGCAGTGGGGCCTCGAGCGCTGGTGGCTCGACGCCGCCGGACCGACGTACGTCGTGCCCCGGGGCGAGGTGGTCGTCGTCGGGGGCACCGCGCAGGAGGGGGAGTGGAGCCGCAGCCCCGACCCGGCCACCGTCGAGGAGCTGCTGGCCCGCGCGGCCCGGCTCGTGCCGGAGGTGCGCGGGCGCCGGGTGGTGGCGCACCGTGTGGGACTGCGACCCGTGCGGCCGGCCGTGCGGGTCGAGCGCGTCGGCGACGTCGTCCACTGCTACGGCCACGGCGGGGCGGGCGTCACGCTGGCCTGGGGGTGCGCCGAGGAGGTCGTGAGGCTCCTCGCCCGGAGCGGCGACGCGCCGGCCGCCCCGACGTCGTAA
- a CDS encoding PAS domain S-box protein: MDDQVDPVLAQALLEHSPDAHLVVSAEGEVLHVNAAAETLLGRSRGELVGSSVLALLPERLVERVELGLGRYLADPVAVPMDGTHGGGLALLRADGSEVAVDVSTTPVRDAAGRTVLGIGLRDAARRQSTGTLFRDLLEAAPDAMVIVDADGQVVLVNEQAERMFGWSRAELVGQPVEVLVPHRFRGGHPERRGTFSRAATHRPMGDEQLFALRRDGTQFPADISLSPLATGDGVLFSAAVRDVSDRQRVRDETDRIRDELIATVSHELRTPLTSILGYTELLADLDDDELGPVARQMLSVVQRNATRELNLVNDLLTVASVHAEQLALDREPVDLGSVVAGAVESARPLLTDAGLELVVDLDAVPPVAGDPRRLGQLLDNLLTNAAKFTPRGGSIRVQLGRDEDEVLVRVSDTGVGMSEQETRLVFERLYRAPSAVSSHVQGAGLGLSIVRAVVEAHGGRVEVASTPGEGSTFSVWLPVPAA, from the coding sequence GTGGACGACCAGGTCGACCCCGTGCTAGCCCAGGCGCTGCTCGAGCACAGCCCGGACGCCCACCTCGTGGTCTCCGCCGAGGGCGAGGTGCTGCACGTGAACGCCGCGGCCGAGACGCTGCTGGGCCGGTCGCGCGGCGAGCTGGTCGGCAGCAGCGTCCTCGCCCTGCTCCCCGAGCGGCTCGTGGAGCGCGTCGAGCTGGGACTGGGCCGCTACCTCGCCGACCCCGTGGCGGTGCCGATGGACGGCACCCACGGTGGTGGGCTGGCGCTGCTGCGCGCCGACGGGAGCGAGGTGGCGGTCGACGTCTCGACGACGCCGGTGCGCGACGCCGCCGGGCGCACGGTGCTCGGGATCGGGCTGCGCGACGCCGCACGTCGGCAGTCCACCGGCACGCTCTTCCGCGACCTGCTGGAGGCGGCCCCCGACGCCATGGTGATCGTCGACGCCGACGGCCAGGTCGTGCTCGTCAACGAGCAGGCCGAGCGGATGTTCGGCTGGTCCCGCGCCGAGCTGGTGGGTCAGCCGGTCGAGGTGCTCGTGCCCCACCGCTTCCGCGGTGGCCACCCCGAGCGCCGCGGCACCTTCTCGCGTGCCGCCACCCACCGCCCGATGGGCGACGAGCAGCTCTTCGCGCTGCGGCGCGACGGCACCCAGTTCCCGGCCGACATCTCGCTCTCGCCGCTCGCGACCGGCGACGGCGTGCTCTTCTCCGCCGCCGTCCGCGACGTGAGCGACCGCCAGCGGGTGCGCGACGAGACCGACCGCATCCGCGACGAGCTGATCGCGACCGTCTCCCACGAGCTGCGCACGCCCCTCACCTCGATCCTGGGCTACACCGAGCTGCTCGCCGACCTCGACGACGACGAGCTGGGCCCGGTGGCGCGCCAGATGCTGTCGGTGGTGCAGCGCAACGCCACGCGGGAGCTCAACCTGGTCAACGACCTCCTCACGGTCGCCTCCGTCCACGCCGAGCAGCTCGCGCTCGACCGCGAGCCGGTCGACCTCGGTTCCGTGGTCGCCGGGGCGGTCGAGTCGGCGCGCCCGCTGCTCACCGACGCGGGCCTGGAGCTCGTCGTCGACCTCGACGCGGTGCCGCCGGTGGCCGGCGACCCGCGCCGCCTCGGGCAGCTGCTCGACAACCTGCTCACCAACGCCGCGAAGTTCACCCCCCGCGGGGGGTCGATCCGGGTGCAGCTCGGCCGCGACGAGGACGAGGTGCTGGTCCGGGTCAGCGACACGGGTGTCGGCATGAGCGAGCAGGAGACGCGCCTGGTCTTCGAGCGCCTCTACCGCGCACCGTCGGCGGTCTCCTCCCACGTGCAGGGCGCGGGTCTCGGGTTGTCGATCGTGCGTGCCGTCGTCGAGGCCCACGGCGGGAGGGTCGAGGTGGCCAGCACGCCGGGGGAGGGGAGCACCTTCAGCGTCTGGCTCCCGGTGCCCGCCGCCTGA
- the nucS gene encoding endonuclease NucS, translating to MRLVVARCQVDYAGRLTAHLPMATRVLMLKADGSVLVHSDGGSYKPLNWMSPPCTVREGVGEDGRVEWVVTGKNDDTLRIVVDEVLHDSRHDLGVDPGLVKDGVEKHLQELLAEHPASLAEGLTLVRREYPTAIGPVDLMCRDAAGASVAVEVKRRGEIDGVEQLTRYLELLNRDPLLAPVRGIFAAQEIRPQARVLAADRGIACAVVDYDALRGMDDSEHRLF from the coding sequence GTGAGACTCGTCGTGGCCCGCTGCCAGGTCGACTACGCCGGTCGGCTCACCGCCCACCTGCCGATGGCCACCCGGGTGCTCATGCTGAAGGCCGACGGCAGCGTGCTGGTCCACTCCGACGGCGGCTCCTACAAGCCGCTGAACTGGATGTCGCCGCCGTGCACCGTGCGCGAGGGCGTCGGCGAGGACGGCCGTGTCGAGTGGGTGGTGACCGGCAAGAACGACGACACCCTGCGCATCGTCGTCGACGAGGTGCTCCACGACTCCCGCCACGACCTCGGTGTCGACCCGGGCCTGGTCAAGGACGGCGTCGAGAAGCACCTGCAGGAGCTGCTGGCCGAGCACCCCGCCTCGCTGGCCGAGGGGCTGACGCTCGTGCGACGGGAGTACCCCACCGCCATCGGTCCGGTCGACCTCATGTGCCGCGACGCCGCGGGCGCCTCGGTCGCGGTCGAGGTCAAGCGGCGCGGGGAGATCGACGGGGTGGAGCAGCTCACGCGCTACCTCGAGCTGCTCAACCGCGACCCGCTGCTGGCGCCCGTGCGCGGGATCTTCGCCGCCCAGGAGATCAGGCCGCAGGCCCGCGTGCTCGCCGCCGACCGCGGGATCGCGTGCGCGGTCGTCGACTACGACGCCCTGCGCGGCATGGACGACTCCGAGCACCGCCTCTTCTGA
- a CDS encoding alanine/glycine:cation symporter family protein has translation MSATTPLLPLAGGPAVATPDRVALAAEATQDGWLGDLETAISDGFDPIATAVADVIFFSVTIGSVTFPLIVFWLVAAAAIFTVYFRGIQFTSWRTSVDLVRGKYSRQSDPGEVSHFQALSSAVSGTVGLGNIAGVGAAVALGGPGATFWMIVAGLLGMCTKFVECTLGVKYREIHEDGTVTGGPFKYLPVAFARFGTLTSTVFTGIFAVALFFFGAVGGNMFQANQTFAQVRDVTGGEDGPLGSAGAALVFGIVLAALVGAVIIGGITSIGKVTARLVPAMALIYVVACLLVILGNVGQVPEAIGAIVTGAFAPEGVAGGAVGVLIIGFQRAAFSNEAGVGSAPIAHSAVKTKHPVSEGFVALLEPFIDTVIICTMTALTIVIADTAFYADAQQQAQEGDVPDGVLVTADAFDTFLPGFDIVLTVAVVLFAFSTLITWSYYTMKAWTTLFGRTRTSENVFKVLFCLFTVVGTVISFGSVLTFADSMLFVCAIFNLLACYILLPKVRDELRSFREGRRTGEIAEVPVEERATT, from the coding sequence ATGTCAGCGACCACACCCCTGCTGCCCCTCGCCGGAGGCCCCGCCGTCGCCACCCCCGACCGCGTCGCCCTGGCGGCCGAAGCCACCCAGGACGGCTGGCTCGGCGACCTGGAGACCGCGATCAGCGACGGCTTCGACCCGATCGCGACCGCGGTGGCCGACGTCATCTTCTTCAGCGTCACGATCGGGTCGGTCACCTTCCCGCTCATCGTCTTCTGGCTGGTGGCTGCTGCCGCGATCTTCACCGTCTACTTCCGCGGCATCCAGTTCACGAGCTGGCGCACCTCGGTCGACCTGGTGCGCGGGAAGTACTCCCGCCAGAGCGACCCCGGCGAGGTCAGCCACTTCCAGGCGCTCTCCTCGGCCGTGTCCGGCACGGTCGGCCTCGGCAACATTGCCGGCGTGGGTGCCGCGGTCGCGCTCGGTGGGCCCGGCGCGACCTTCTGGATGATCGTCGCCGGACTGCTCGGCATGTGCACGAAGTTCGTCGAGTGCACCCTCGGCGTGAAGTACCGCGAGATCCACGAGGACGGCACGGTCACCGGAGGCCCGTTCAAGTACCTCCCGGTCGCCTTCGCCCGCTTCGGCACCCTCACGAGCACCGTCTTCACCGGCATCTTCGCCGTCGCCCTGTTCTTCTTCGGCGCCGTGGGCGGCAACATGTTCCAGGCCAACCAGACCTTCGCGCAGGTGCGCGACGTCACCGGTGGCGAGGACGGCCCGCTCGGCTCGGCCGGCGCGGCCCTGGTCTTCGGCATCGTGCTCGCCGCGCTCGTGGGCGCCGTGATCATCGGGGGCATCACCTCGATCGGCAAGGTCACCGCGCGCCTCGTGCCGGCGATGGCCCTCATCTACGTCGTCGCCTGCCTGCTGGTGATCCTGGGCAACGTGGGGCAGGTGCCCGAGGCCATCGGCGCGATCGTCACGGGGGCGTTCGCCCCGGAGGGCGTCGCGGGCGGTGCCGTCGGCGTGCTGATCATCGGCTTCCAGCGCGCGGCCTTCTCCAACGAGGCGGGTGTCGGCTCGGCGCCGATCGCGCACTCGGCCGTCAAGACCAAGCACCCGGTCAGCGAGGGCTTCGTCGCGCTGCTCGAGCCGTTCATCGACACGGTCATCATCTGCACCATGACGGCGCTGACCATCGTCATCGCCGACACCGCCTTCTACGCCGACGCCCAGCAGCAGGCGCAGGAGGGCGACGTCCCCGACGGCGTGCTCGTGACGGCCGATGCGTTCGACACCTTCCTGCCCGGCTTCGACATCGTGCTGACGGTCGCCGTGGTGCTGTTCGCCTTCTCCACGCTCATCACCTGGAGCTACTACACGATGAAGGCGTGGACGACGCTCTTCGGCCGCACGCGGACGAGCGAGAACGTCTTCAAGGTGCTCTTCTGCCTCTTCACCGTCGTCGGCACGGTCATCTCGTTCGGCTCGGTGCTCACCTTCGCCGACTCGATGCTCTTCGTCTGCGCGATCTTCAACCTGCTGGCCTGCTACATCCTGCTGCCGAAGGTGCGCGACGAGCTGCGCAGCTTCCGCGAGGGACGGCGCACGGGCGAGATCGCCGAGGTCCCGGTGGAGGAGCGCGCCACCACGTGA
- a CDS encoding 3-hydroxyacyl-CoA dehydrogenase NAD-binding domain-containing protein — protein sequence MTSSGATPAQLTDTLVLPYLNHAVRMYESGYATGADIDAAMRFGCGYPVGPLATIDQRGAAAVRDGLAALHAETGDPLHRPADLLEKLAVEGRTFAEETTDGTVDEPRLRRPVARVGVVGTGTMAAGIAQVFAQSGLEVVYVGRTDDKVAAVRAGIEKGTAKLVEKGRLDDAAREQVLARLTGATTREALADVDLVVEAIAEDLAVKTELFADLDRICRPGAILATTTSSLPITRLGEATSRPQDVVGMHFFNPATIMKLVEVVTTEATAADVDETVQALCAQVGKVAVSCGDRSGFIVNCLLFPYLNDAAKLAETGAASLAELDAAVKEHAGFPMGPFQLLDVVGNDVSLAIQQQLHAEFGEPGFAPAASLEQAVAEGRLGRKTGQGFHDYR from the coding sequence ATGACCTCCTCCGGTGCCACCCCCGCCCAGCTGACCGACACCCTGGTCCTGCCCTACCTCAACCACGCCGTGCGGATGTACGAGTCGGGCTACGCCACGGGCGCCGACATCGACGCCGCGATGCGCTTCGGCTGCGGCTACCCGGTCGGGCCCCTGGCGACGATCGACCAGCGCGGGGCGGCCGCGGTCCGCGACGGGCTGGCGGCCCTGCACGCCGAGACCGGCGACCCGCTGCACCGGCCCGCGGACCTGCTGGAGAAGCTCGCGGTCGAGGGCCGCACCTTCGCCGAGGAGACGACCGACGGCACCGTCGACGAGCCCCGGCTGCGCCGGCCGGTCGCACGTGTCGGCGTGGTCGGCACCGGCACCATGGCCGCCGGTATTGCGCAGGTCTTCGCGCAGAGCGGGCTGGAGGTCGTCTACGTCGGCCGCACCGACGACAAGGTCGCCGCCGTGCGCGCCGGCATCGAGAAGGGCACGGCCAAGCTGGTCGAGAAGGGCCGCCTCGACGACGCCGCTCGCGAGCAGGTGCTCGCGCGGCTCACCGGTGCGACCACCCGCGAGGCGCTCGCCGACGTCGACCTGGTCGTCGAGGCGATCGCGGAGGACCTCGCGGTCAAGACCGAGCTCTTCGCCGACCTCGACCGCATCTGCCGGCCGGGCGCGATCCTCGCGACGACCACCTCGTCGCTGCCGATCACCCGCCTCGGCGAGGCGACCTCACGACCGCAGGACGTCGTGGGCATGCACTTCTTCAACCCCGCCACCATCATGAAGCTGGTCGAGGTCGTGACCACCGAGGCCACCGCCGCCGACGTCGACGAGACGGTCCAGGCGCTGTGCGCCCAGGTCGGCAAGGTGGCCGTGTCCTGCGGCGACCGCTCCGGCTTCATCGTCAACTGCCTGCTCTTCCCCTACCTCAACGACGCCGCGAAGCTCGCCGAGACCGGTGCCGCCTCCCTGGCGGAGCTCGACGCGGCCGTCAAGGAGCACGCCGGCTTCCCGATGGGTCCCTTCCAGCTGCTCGACGTCGTCGGCAACGACGTGTCGCTGGCGATCCAGCAGCAGCTGCACGCCGAGTTCGGCGAGCCGGGCTTCGCGCCGGCCGCCTCCCTCGAGCAGGCCGTCGCCGAGGGCCGGCTCGGTCGCAAGACCGGTCAGGGGTTCCACGACTACCGCTGA
- a CDS encoding CGNR zinc finger domain-containing protein, with the protein MLFTHDTEVSLQSAVELVNSAGEPDTLTEVADLDDFYERYEFTGRHERTRAELDEVRALRARLRRLLTSSRDDAVEQVNAMLAEAGALPQLVRHDRFDWHLHAVDPDSPLAVRISVETAMAMVDVVRADEMSRLSVCDQEDCDGLVLDLSRNRSRRYCSTGCTNRAAVAAYRERQRRAEA; encoded by the coding sequence ATGCTCTTCACCCATGACACGGAGGTCTCGCTGCAGTCCGCCGTCGAGCTGGTGAACTCCGCGGGCGAGCCCGACACCCTCACCGAGGTGGCCGACCTCGACGACTTCTACGAGCGCTACGAGTTCACGGGTCGCCACGAGCGCACCCGCGCCGAGCTCGACGAGGTGCGCGCCCTGCGCGCGCGCCTGCGCCGGCTGCTCACCAGCAGCCGCGACGACGCCGTCGAGCAGGTCAACGCGATGCTGGCCGAGGCCGGTGCGCTGCCGCAGCTCGTGCGCCACGACCGCTTCGACTGGCACCTGCACGCCGTCGACCCCGACAGCCCGCTGGCGGTGCGCATCAGCGTCGAGACCGCGATGGCGATGGTCGACGTGGTGCGCGCCGACGAGATGTCGCGCCTCTCGGTGTGCGACCAGGAGGACTGCGACGGTCTCGTCCTCGACCTCTCGCGCAACCGCTCGCGCCGCTACTGCTCGACCGGCTGCACGAACCGGGCCGCGGTCGCGGCCTACCGCGAGCGGCAGCGGCGCGCCGAGGCCTGA
- a CDS encoding DMT family transporter, translated as MTAVTRDSTARSTVAPGAASAAASAHPGLGPGLLLALVSALAFGTAGAVARGLLDSGWSPGATVLVRVSIGALAVLPFGVHALRGRWVLLRRSAGVVVLYGALAVAVAQFCYFSAVQHMQVAPALLVEYAAPVVVVGWMWWRRGEKPSALTLAGAAVAVAGLVLVLDLFSGAEVSVVGMAWALAAMVGLAGYFVISADERNGLPPMALASGGLVVGAVLLGLLGLTGLMPMSASTADAQYATFAVAWWVPLVVLGLVSAGFAYGTGIAASRRLGSRLASFVALLEVLAAVGFSWWLLAELPGAVQLAGGALVLLGVVGVRAGERRVVRREPLPA; from the coding sequence ATGACCGCCGTGACTCGTGACAGTACCGCCCGCTCCACCGTCGCCCCCGGGGCTGCGAGCGCGGCCGCGAGCGCCCACCCCGGGCTCGGCCCCGGTCTGCTCCTCGCCCTCGTGTCGGCGCTCGCGTTCGGCACGGCGGGCGCGGTCGCCCGCGGCCTGCTCGACAGCGGCTGGAGCCCCGGCGCCACGGTGCTGGTGCGCGTCAGCATCGGCGCGCTCGCGGTGCTGCCCTTCGGCGTCCACGCCCTGCGCGGTCGCTGGGTGCTGCTGCGCCGCAGCGCCGGGGTGGTGGTGCTCTACGGTGCCCTCGCCGTCGCGGTCGCGCAGTTCTGCTACTTCTCGGCGGTCCAGCACATGCAGGTCGCGCCCGCGCTCCTCGTCGAGTACGCCGCGCCCGTCGTCGTCGTCGGGTGGATGTGGTGGCGCCGGGGCGAGAAGCCCTCGGCCCTGACCCTTGCCGGCGCCGCCGTCGCCGTGGCCGGCCTCGTGCTGGTGCTCGACCTCTTCTCCGGGGCCGAGGTCAGCGTCGTCGGCATGGCGTGGGCCCTTGCCGCGATGGTCGGGCTCGCCGGCTACTTCGTCATCTCCGCCGACGAGCGCAACGGCCTGCCGCCCATGGCGTTGGCCTCGGGCGGGCTCGTCGTCGGCGCCGTGCTGCTCGGCCTGCTGGGCCTCACCGGCCTGATGCCGATGTCGGCCTCGACCGCCGACGCGCAGTACGCCACCTTCGCCGTCGCCTGGTGGGTCCCGCTGGTGGTGCTCGGCCTCGTCAGCGCCGGCTTCGCCTACGGCACGGGCATCGCCGCCAGCCGCCGCCTGGGCTCGCGCCTGGCTTCCTTCGTCGCGCTCCTCGAGGTGCTCGCCGCCGTCGGCTTCTCCTGGTGGCTGCTCGCCGAGCTGCCCGGGGCGGTCCAGCTGGCCGGCGGCGCGCTGGTCCTCCTCGGCGTGGTCGGGGTGCGGGCCGGCGAGCGCCGGGTCGTGCGGCGCGAGCCGCTGCCGGCCTGA
- a CDS encoding cysteine desulfurase-like protein yields the protein MIDLDALRRQLPALADGRARFDGPGGSLVPRAVAHAVASTLASGICQRGPGEVGSRAERVVVEARSAVADLLGGDPRGVVFGRSMTQLTFDLARTLAHDPARPWRAGDEVVVTRLDHDAHVRPWVTAAERAGATVRWADPDPATGDLPDEVVTALVGPRTRLVAITGASNLIGTRPDVAAVAAAAHAHGALVSVDAVALAPHAPVDRAALGADVVLCSPYKFLGPHLGAMVADPAWLETLHPDKLAPSTDAVPERFELGTLPYELLAGTTAAVEVLAGLAPGGGDGGAEAPRRARLRASMTAVEEHEHALLAQLLAGLDDLPHVRVQPAPPRRTPTVLLHVDGLAPAEVTERLAAAGVDAPAGTFYAHELGQLLGLHPAGGVRVGLECYTTPDEVDRLVAALATLA from the coding sequence GTGATCGACCTCGACGCCCTGCGCCGCCAGCTGCCCGCGCTCGCCGACGGCCGGGCCCGCTTCGACGGCCCGGGCGGCTCGCTCGTGCCGCGGGCGGTGGCGCACGCCGTGGCCTCGACCCTGGCCTCCGGGATCTGCCAGCGTGGCCCCGGGGAGGTGGGCTCGCGCGCGGAGCGGGTGGTGGTCGAGGCCCGGTCCGCAGTCGCCGACCTGCTCGGCGGCGACCCCCGCGGTGTCGTCTTCGGCCGCTCGATGACGCAGCTGACCTTCGACCTGGCCCGCACCCTGGCCCACGACCCCGCACGGCCGTGGCGCGCGGGCGACGAGGTCGTCGTGACGCGGCTCGACCACGATGCCCACGTGCGGCCGTGGGTCACCGCGGCCGAGCGCGCGGGCGCGACCGTGCGCTGGGCCGACCCCGACCCGGCCACCGGTGACCTCCCGGACGAGGTCGTGACCGCCCTCGTCGGCCCTCGCACGCGCCTCGTGGCGATCACCGGCGCCTCGAACCTCATCGGCACGCGGCCCGACGTCGCCGCGGTCGCGGCGGCCGCCCACGCCCACGGCGCGCTGGTCAGCGTCGACGCGGTCGCGCTCGCCCCGCACGCCCCTGTCGACCGCGCAGCGCTCGGGGCCGACGTGGTGCTCTGCTCGCCCTACAAGTTCCTCGGCCCGCACCTCGGTGCCATGGTGGCCGACCCGGCGTGGCTCGAGACGCTGCACCCCGACAAGCTCGCGCCCTCCACCGACGCGGTGCCCGAGCGCTTCGAGCTCGGCACGCTGCCCTACGAGCTGCTCGCCGGCACGACCGCGGCCGTCGAGGTGCTGGCCGGGCTGGCGCCCGGCGGCGGCGACGGTGGCGCCGAGGCGCCGCGGCGCGCGCGGCTGCGCGCCTCGATGACCGCCGTCGAGGAGCACGAGCACGCTCTGCTCGCGCAGCTGCTCGCCGGCCTCGATGACCTCCCGCACGTGCGGGTGCAGCCGGCCCCGCCGCGGCGTACCCCGACGGTGCTGCTCCACGTCGACGGCCTCGCCCCCGCCGAGGTCACCGAGCGGCTGGCCGCGGCGGGCGTCGACGCCCCGGCCGGCACGTTCTACGCCCACGAGCTCGGGCAGCTGCTCGGCCTCCACCCCGCCGGCGGCGTGCGGGTCGGGCTCGAGTGCTACACCACCCCCGACGAGGTCGACCGCCTCGTCGCCGCGCTCGCCACGCTGGCGTGA
- a CDS encoding AzlC family ABC transporter permease, with protein MSGLSRPSPPPGSPRDSFRRGVRAGVPLSLVSFLLALSFGVLAVQSGFTVAQAVAMSALVHAGSAQFAATSIVTAGGGLLPGVLAGTLMNARFLAMGIALAPSLTRGPAVRALQGQTVVDPSWVLANRGDGTFDRHLLMGATVPQYAGWLSGTLAGAVAGDLVGDTARFGLDAVFPTFFLALLAAELRDPRSRGVAVAGAVVALALVPVAPPGVPVLVAAVVALVGLAR; from the coding sequence GTGAGCGGGCTGTCCCGGCCGTCGCCCCCGCCCGGGTCGCCCCGCGACTCCTTCCGGCGCGGCGTGCGCGCGGGCGTGCCCCTGTCGCTCGTCTCCTTCCTCCTCGCGCTGTCCTTCGGCGTGCTCGCCGTGCAGTCGGGCTTCACCGTGGCGCAGGCGGTCGCGATGTCGGCCCTGGTGCACGCGGGCTCCGCCCAGTTCGCTGCCACCTCGATCGTGACCGCCGGTGGCGGCCTGCTGCCGGGGGTGCTCGCCGGCACGCTCATGAATGCCCGCTTCCTCGCGATGGGCATCGCGCTGGCACCGTCGTTGACGCGCGGGCCGGCGGTGCGCGCGCTGCAGGGCCAGACGGTCGTCGACCCGTCGTGGGTGCTGGCCAACCGCGGCGACGGCACCTTCGACCGGCACCTGCTGATGGGCGCCACCGTCCCGCAGTACGCCGGGTGGCTCAGCGGCACGCTCGCCGGGGCGGTGGCGGGCGACCTGGTCGGCGACACCGCCCGCTTCGGGCTCGACGCGGTCTTCCCCACCTTCTTCCTCGCCCTGCTCGCCGCCGAGCTGCGCGACCCGCGCTCGCGGGGTGTCGCCGTCGCCGGGGCGGTGGTCGCGCTCGCACTGGTGCCCGTCGCGCCGCCCGGGGTCCCGGTGCTGGTGGCCGCGGTCGTCGCGCTCGTGGGGCTGGCCCGGTGA